A genomic region of Sideroxydans sp. CL21 contains the following coding sequences:
- a CDS encoding ankyrin repeat domain-containing protein: MDTDLIDAVKAGDSASAHLMLAAGADANSRDGENATVLMMAAHAGDLAMVQALIGGGADVNACDERGWTPLSKAVYNAELKHGFADVVQVLIDAGANIEAAIGYGVRPLMLAAGYGETAVVEALLNAGADVLACNEGGFTALMMVKQKHYVDVINLLHEAEQNAGVGEGSCASKNAPGSNVITFLKRPSA, translated from the coding sequence ATGGACACAGATTTGATCGATGCAGTAAAAGCAGGTGATAGCGCTTCTGCCCATCTGATGCTGGCGGCGGGAGCAGATGCCAATTCTCGCGACGGTGAAAATGCAACGGTTCTGATGATGGCTGCGCATGCGGGTGACCTGGCTATGGTGCAAGCTTTGATCGGGGGCGGGGCGGACGTCAATGCGTGCGACGAGCGAGGATGGACCCCGCTGTCCAAAGCAGTCTACAACGCGGAGCTGAAGCACGGCTTTGCCGACGTCGTTCAAGTACTGATCGATGCCGGCGCAAACATCGAGGCCGCCATCGGTTATGGTGTGCGGCCATTGATGCTTGCTGCTGGTTACGGCGAAACTGCGGTGGTTGAAGCGCTCTTGAATGCAGGTGCGGATGTGCTTGCATGCAATGAGGGTGGATTCACCGCACTGATGATGGTGAAACAGAAACATTATGTGGACGTGATCAACCTGTTGCACGAGGCCGAGCAGAATGCCGGTGTTGGCGAGGGTAGCTGCGCCAGCAAGAATGCTCCCGGTTCCAACGTCATCACTTTTTTGAAACGTCCAAGCGCGTGA
- a CDS encoding TusE/DsrC/DsvC family sulfur relay protein, with the protein MKIPVRDGDGYLEDMLDWTPEIGRAMAEADGYELSDEKWSHILKAREYYEEFNVVPPIRKFAKYIDQDQKELFDIWMTGPMKPITKYGGLPKPTGCV; encoded by the coding sequence ATGAAAATACCAGTACGCGATGGAGATGGATACCTTGAGGACATGCTGGATTGGACGCCGGAGATCGGTCGTGCCATGGCAGAGGCGGACGGGTATGAATTAAGCGATGAAAAGTGGTCTCATATCCTCAAGGCGCGGGAATACTATGAGGAGTTCAATGTCGTTCCGCCTATACGCAAATTTGCAAAATACATCGATCAGGACCAAAAGGAGCTGTTCGATATCTGGATGACGGGACCGATGAAACCAATCACCAAGTACGGCGGACTGCCCAAGCCAACCGGATGCGTCTAA
- a CDS encoding adenylate/guanylate cyclase domain-containing protein codes for MLKIRFSKIFHQVQPYLAALAVILVVTLLVIAIYFTDLGMQWITFLTGVLIAAVLGMTSRASQAEWINTRRTAQLTLAKDKLEQETLLRKKATEDHQQTLLQLQQTERAFGRLIPHQLLALMGKSNILDVKLGDQFELKLTVMCTDIRNFTTLSENMTPQENFNFLNSYLAQMTPIISSHRGIIDKYIGDSILALFTQSADDAVSGAIHMLENLEKYNSGRARAGYAPMQIGIGLNTGLAMIGTVGGTSRMDSTVIGDVVNLASRIEDATKSYFSPLLISQNTLYDLAIPGKYDIRFLDRIRVKGKVQPLSIHEVFDNDTVKVRDAKRANKVKFEAAVAYYHLKEIQRSIQLLTECVDTTPKDIPARIYLTRCEQYLTTGQHYSTGELNKHMEWKREFQVHIDTIDLSHRHLFTKVNELISAFIAADRKAIRIIFAYLASHLIESASEEEALMYRHDYPFLKKHVQEHKRFVDDFTGLKEEVDTENYDLLHLSFRVQLLLFDWFGGHIANSDRHAARHIINSRPPDNTDIGSSTIQMRQFLSSDSDSEELLSRESSIEQSPQSHKIH; via the coding sequence GTGCTCAAAATACGCTTCAGTAAAATATTTCATCAAGTTCAGCCTTATCTCGCTGCGCTAGCAGTCATTCTTGTTGTGACATTGCTCGTTATCGCGATCTATTTCACCGATCTTGGCATGCAATGGATCACGTTCCTGACTGGCGTTCTGATTGCGGCGGTGCTCGGCATGACCAGTCGAGCATCGCAGGCAGAATGGATCAATACACGCCGTACAGCTCAATTGACCTTGGCCAAGGATAAACTGGAGCAGGAAACGCTTCTTCGCAAGAAGGCTACCGAGGACCATCAGCAAACGCTTTTGCAGCTGCAGCAAACCGAGCGCGCCTTTGGACGGTTGATCCCGCACCAACTGCTGGCATTGATGGGCAAGAGCAACATTCTCGACGTCAAGCTGGGAGACCAGTTCGAACTCAAATTAACAGTCATGTGTACGGACATCCGCAACTTCACCACCTTGTCCGAGAATATGACTCCGCAAGAAAACTTCAACTTTCTCAATTCCTATCTGGCACAGATGACGCCTATCATCAGTTCTCATCGCGGCATCATCGATAAATATATAGGCGACTCCATCCTGGCGCTTTTCACACAAAGTGCCGACGATGCTGTTAGTGGCGCTATTCACATGCTTGAGAATCTTGAGAAATACAATTCAGGGCGGGCTCGGGCCGGCTACGCCCCGATGCAGATCGGGATCGGTCTCAACACCGGACTGGCCATGATCGGTACCGTAGGGGGAACAAGCCGCATGGATAGTACTGTCATTGGAGATGTGGTCAATCTGGCTTCACGCATCGAAGACGCGACCAAGAGTTACTTTTCCCCGCTTCTAATCAGCCAGAACACCCTTTATGATCTTGCGATCCCGGGAAAATACGACATTCGCTTTCTGGATCGCATCCGGGTAAAGGGTAAAGTGCAACCGCTATCTATCCATGAAGTTTTTGACAACGACACCGTCAAAGTAAGAGATGCCAAACGCGCTAACAAGGTGAAGTTTGAAGCGGCGGTCGCTTATTATCATTTGAAGGAAATTCAGCGTTCAATTCAGTTGCTGACTGAATGTGTCGATACAACACCGAAGGATATTCCCGCACGCATCTATCTCACGCGTTGTGAACAATATCTGACTACCGGGCAACACTATTCCACAGGGGAACTGAACAAGCACATGGAATGGAAAAGGGAGTTTCAGGTTCACATCGATACAATCGACCTGTCACACAGGCATCTGTTCACTAAAGTCAATGAATTGATTTCTGCGTTCATCGCCGCGGACAGAAAGGCGATCCGAATAATATTCGCCTATCTTGCAAGCCACCTGATCGAAAGTGCAAGCGAGGAAGAAGCCCTGATGTATCGTCATGACTACCCGTTCCTCAAGAAACATGTGCAAGAACATAAACGATTTGTTGACGATTTCACGGGACTCAAGGAAGAAGTCGACACGGAAAATTATGACCTGCTTCACCTCTCGTTTCGTGTCCAGCTTCTGCTGTTTGACTGGTTTGGCGGACATATCGCCAACAGCGATCGTCATGCTGCACGGCATATCATTAACTCGAGGCCGCCAGACAACACTGACATCGGCTCATCGACCATTCAAATGCGTCAATTCTTATCTTCAGACTCAGACTCCGAAGAACTGCTTTCAAGGGAAAGCTCAATTGAACAATCCCCACAGAGCCACAAAATACATTAA